The following proteins come from a genomic window of Cronobacter muytjensii ATCC 51329:
- the modA gene encoding molybdate ABC transporter substrate-binding protein, translated as MAKLWVRLALGVTLSAGVVGQSLAQDNTVTVFAAASLTNAMQDIAKEYAKAQPVKVVSSFASSSTLARQIEAGAPADIFISADQKWMDYAADKKAIDAGSRKTLLGNSLVVVAPAKSAQGDIVINRSTDWKSLLKGGRLAVGDPAHVPAGIYAKEALQKLGAWQTLSAQLAPAEDVRGALALVERDEAPLGIVYGSDAVASRGVKVVGTFPEDSHQKVEYPLAIIDGHNNPTVSAFYRYLQGPEAAAVFKRYGFTTSQ; from the coding sequence ATGGCTAAATTATGGGTACGACTGGCGCTCGGCGTCACCTTAAGCGCGGGCGTTGTCGGCCAGTCGCTGGCGCAGGATAATACGGTAACGGTCTTCGCTGCCGCCTCGCTGACCAACGCAATGCAGGATATCGCCAAAGAGTATGCCAAAGCGCAGCCGGTGAAAGTGGTCTCGTCGTTCGCCTCCTCTTCGACGCTCGCGCGACAGATTGAAGCGGGTGCGCCGGCAGATATTTTTATCTCCGCCGACCAGAAGTGGATGGACTACGCCGCCGATAAAAAAGCCATTGACGCGGGCAGCCGCAAGACGCTGCTCGGCAACAGTCTGGTGGTGGTGGCGCCCGCCAAAAGCGCGCAGGGCGATATAGTCATTAACCGCAGCACCGACTGGAAAAGCCTGCTGAAAGGCGGCCGTCTGGCGGTGGGCGATCCGGCGCATGTGCCGGCCGGCATTTACGCCAAAGAGGCGTTGCAAAAGCTCGGCGCCTGGCAGACGCTCTCAGCACAGCTCGCGCCCGCAGAAGACGTTCGCGGCGCGCTGGCGCTGGTGGAGCGCGATGAAGCCCCGTTGGGCATCGTCTATGGTTCTGACGCCGTGGCAAGCCGCGGCGTGAAAGTGGTTGGCACCTTCCCGGAGGATTCCCATCAGAAAGTGGAATATCCGCTGGCGATTATCGACGGGCATAACAACCCGACGGTCAGCGCGTTTTACCGCTATCTGCAGGGCCCGGAGGCTGCCGCGGTGTTTAAACGATATGGATTTACGACCAGCCAATGA
- the modC gene encoding molybdenum ABC transporter ATP-binding protein ModC has protein sequence MLELNFTQMLGNHRLTVNETLPGSGITAVFGVSGAGKTSLINAISGLTRPQHGRIALNDRVLSDTETETFLPPEKRRIGYVFQDARLFPHYKVRGNLKYGMAKEMAGQFDKLVTLLGIEPLLDRFPGTLSGGEKQRVAIGRALLTAPELLLLDEPLASLDVPRKRELLPYLQRLAREINIPMLYVSHSLEEILHLADKVLVLEQGEVKAFGSLEEIWGSSVMHPWLPPEQQSSVLKVTVLEHHPHYAMTALALGDQHLWVNRVEKPLQTPLRIRIQASDVSLVLQPPLQSSIRNILRARVAQCYDDNGQVEVQLEVGSRTLWARISPWARDELAIKPGLWLYAQIKSVSITT, from the coding sequence ATGCTGGAGCTTAATTTCACCCAAATGCTCGGCAACCATCGCCTGACGGTCAATGAAACCCTGCCGGGCAGCGGCATTACCGCCGTTTTTGGCGTCTCGGGCGCCGGGAAAACGTCGCTGATTAACGCCATCAGCGGGCTGACGCGTCCGCAGCACGGGCGCATCGCGTTAAACGATCGTGTGCTGAGCGATACGGAAACCGAAACCTTCCTGCCGCCGGAAAAACGCCGCATCGGCTATGTCTTTCAGGATGCGCGCCTGTTCCCGCACTATAAAGTGCGCGGCAACCTGAAATATGGCATGGCGAAAGAGATGGCGGGGCAGTTTGACAAGCTGGTGACGCTGCTCGGCATTGAGCCGCTGCTGGACCGCTTTCCGGGCACGCTCTCGGGCGGCGAAAAACAGCGCGTGGCGATAGGCCGCGCGTTGCTGACCGCGCCGGAACTCTTGCTGCTCGACGAACCGCTTGCCTCGCTCGATGTGCCTCGTAAGCGTGAACTGCTGCCGTATCTGCAACGGCTGGCGCGCGAGATTAACATTCCGATGCTCTATGTCAGCCATTCGCTGGAAGAGATTTTGCATCTGGCGGATAAAGTGCTGGTGCTGGAGCAGGGCGAGGTGAAAGCGTTCGGCAGCCTGGAGGAGATCTGGGGCAGCAGCGTGATGCATCCGTGGCTGCCGCCGGAGCAGCAGAGCAGCGTGCTGAAAGTCACAGTGCTTGAACATCATCCCCATTACGCCATGACGGCGCTGGCGCTGGGCGACCAGCATCTGTGGGTCAACCGTGTCGAAAAGCCGTTACAGACGCCGTTGCGCATTCGCATTCAGGCGTCCGATGTCTCGCTGGTGCTGCAACCGCCGCTGCAAAGCAGTATTCGCAACATCCTGCGCGCCCGCGTGGCGCAATGTTATGACGATAACGGGCAGGTGGAAGTCCAGCTTGAGGTAGGCTCGCGCACCCTCTGGGCGCGCATCAGCCCCTGGGCGCGCGACGAGCTGGCCATTAAGCCCGGCCTGTGGCTCTACGCCCAGATCAAAAGCGTGTCGATCACCACTTAA
- the modB gene encoding molybdate ABC transporter permease subunit, with protein sequence MMLTEPEWQAVLLSLKVSTLAVLISLPFGVLLAWVLVRCTFPGKTLLDGVIHLPLVLPPVVVGYLLLVVFGRRGLIGEWLYDLFGVTFAFSWRGAVLASAVMAFPLMVRAIRLALEAVDIRLEAAARTLGAGRWRVFFTITLPLMLPGIIVGTVLAFARSLGEFGATITFVSNIPGETRTLPSAMYTLIQTPGGESAAARLCIIAIVLALCSLMLSEWLARQSRRRLGAS encoded by the coding sequence ATGATGTTGACAGAACCCGAATGGCAGGCGGTACTGCTTAGCCTGAAAGTCTCTACACTTGCGGTACTTATCAGTTTGCCCTTCGGGGTTCTTCTCGCCTGGGTGCTGGTGCGCTGCACCTTCCCGGGCAAAACCCTGCTGGATGGCGTTATCCATCTGCCGCTGGTGCTGCCGCCCGTAGTAGTGGGCTATCTGCTGCTGGTGGTGTTTGGTCGCCGCGGGCTGATAGGGGAGTGGCTTTACGATCTCTTCGGCGTCACGTTCGCTTTTAGCTGGCGCGGGGCGGTGCTCGCCTCGGCGGTGATGGCGTTTCCGCTGATGGTGCGCGCCATTCGTCTGGCGCTGGAGGCGGTCGATATCCGTCTGGAAGCGGCGGCGCGCACGCTGGGCGCCGGGCGCTGGCGCGTCTTCTTCACCATTACGCTGCCGCTGATGCTGCCGGGCATTATCGTCGGCACGGTACTGGCCTTCGCCCGCTCGCTCGGCGAATTCGGCGCCACTATTACTTTTGTCTCCAATATTCCGGGCGAAACCCGCACGCTGCCGTCGGCGATGTATACGCTAATCCAGACGCCGGGGGGGGAAAGCGCCGCCGCGCGCCTGTGCATTATCGCCATCGTGCTGGCGCTCTGTTCGCTGATGCTTTCTGAATGGCTGGCGCGCCAGAGCCGCCGCCGTCTGGGGGCGTCATAA
- the modE gene encoding molybdenum-dependent transcriptional regulator produces MQADILLTLKLHDKIFADPRRIALLKQVAQTGSISQGAKLAGISYKSAWDAINEMNQLGDQLLVERATGGKGGGGAQVTPYGARLIALYDLLGQIQQKAFNALSDDALPLDSLLAAIARFSLQTSARNQWFGHVVTRDADPVQEMIEIALAGSGTRIRAAVTRQSAERLALTPGKEVLALIKAPWVQLARDPQAAASADNQFAGTISHISRTAQHCEILLTLPDGQTLCATLSPEAAQALDPEEGLAVTAGFSADSVIVATLC; encoded by the coding sequence ATGCAGGCTGATATTCTTCTGACGCTTAAACTGCACGACAAAATTTTTGCCGACCCGCGGCGCATCGCGTTGCTAAAACAGGTGGCGCAGACCGGCTCTATCAGCCAGGGCGCGAAGCTCGCCGGTATCAGCTATAAAAGCGCGTGGGACGCCATCAATGAGATGAATCAGCTTGGCGATCAACTGCTGGTTGAGCGCGCCACCGGCGGCAAAGGCGGCGGCGGCGCGCAGGTGACGCCTTACGGCGCGCGGCTAATCGCGCTCTACGATCTTCTCGGGCAGATCCAGCAGAAGGCGTTTAACGCGCTCAGCGACGACGCGCTGCCGCTCGACAGCCTGCTTGCCGCTATCGCCCGTTTTTCGCTGCAAACCAGCGCCCGCAATCAGTGGTTCGGGCATGTGGTAACACGCGACGCCGACCCGGTTCAGGAGATGATTGAAATAGCGCTGGCGGGCAGCGGCACGCGCATCAGAGCGGCAGTGACGCGCCAGAGCGCCGAACGTCTGGCGCTTACGCCAGGCAAAGAGGTGCTGGCGCTGATTAAAGCGCCGTGGGTGCAGCTCGCCCGTGACCCGCAGGCGGCCGCCAGCGCCGATAATCAGTTTGCCGGCACTATTAGCCATATTTCCCGCACCGCGCAGCACTGCGAAATTCTCCTGACGCTGCCGGATGGCCAGACGCTGTGCGCCACGCTCTCGCCCGAGGCGGCGCAGGCATTAGACCCGGAAGAAGGCCTGGCCGTAACCGCGGGGTTTAGCGCTGACAGCGTGATTGTCGCGACGCTCTGCTAA
- a CDS encoding AcrZ family multidrug efflux pump-associated protein, with protein sequence MLELLKSLAFAVIMVPVVMAVILGLIWGLGEVFNIFSGIGHKDQSKQHR encoded by the coding sequence ATGTTGGAGTTGTTGAAAAGTCTGGCGTTTGCCGTGATTATGGTGCCGGTGGTGATGGCCGTGATCCTGGGTTTAATCTGGGGCCTGGGCGAGGTGTTTAACATCTTCTCCGGCATTGGTCATAAAGACCAGTCAAAACAGCACCGCTGA